A region of the Anolis carolinensis isolate JA03-04 chromosome 1, rAnoCar3.1.pri, whole genome shotgun sequence genome:
GCTGCTCTGAAGTGGTACTTCATCGAGATTCTCCTGTGATGATGCCTCTCTCAAAATAGCTGCTGAGACCTGTTGAATAAATGATGATATATTAACaataaataatgtttaatgtACCCAAAAGTAAACAACACTAAGGCTACAAGAGTCTTtcaacctcatcacacaaggtCTGAGCTCCATTATAGGCcagacagagcccatcacatgacgcaggacTACTTTCGGCAGGGCTTCATCCTGGCTCTGTGTTAAAAGCATCATATGTCTGAGCCCTGACAACAAAGGAGGCTTCCCATATCATCAAAAGGCAAAATGAGgaaataatggaggaagccaggcaaTGACATTTCCCTCGCGGAATAGGGAAGGGGGGAAGTGCCAGGTTCCCATCTCTAGTTTGCAAGCTGTTCATGGTTTTGTTAAAAAGTAACCATCAATAGACTGATTAAAAGAGCAAACAGtaagataaataaaaaaatattaacaataataatgaattcaatttaagaactcAAAACAGTtgacaaaatgcatttttaaagctgATATTTGAAATTCTGGGATCCTGCTCAAATTTACATGCTCATGATGAATCCCACTCTGTTGCTCCTCTGAGCAGGCCACAGCGTCCTTCCCCAAATACATGGCCCAGTGTGGCAATGAGCCAAGGAAAAATAGGGATGTTAAAACTTCTCCCATTCATATGAGGAATATTCTAACTGTAAGTTAATGCAACGTACTAAAACTGTAATTCATCCCATCAGTGGAATACATTGACAGTGAGTTGTCTTCCTAAGAAGAGCTGCAGCCCTTTCTCAGCAACAGACATGGGGAAACAAGTCAAGAAGTCAAAAATAAACAATCTGCTTGTACTACCAGAGTGTCTGCTTTTCTATGAGGAAAATCCATAGTTCTGTATTTTCTTTCCACTTCCATTTTCTGATGTTCAGAGATTTTGAGTTCATCTTGAAGTTCCAAGTTCTGTTTGGTAAGTGCTTCAACTTGACTTCTTAACTCCTCATGGGCAGTGTGCCACTGAGTTTCATTTCTTCTAAACTCCTCCTGCAGCTCTTCTACTTGCTGCTTTAACATCTATCATTAGAAATATTGTGAATATTTAAAGAAAAGGTGTTCGTGGGGCTTTCTCCCTCATATGCTTACAGAACACGATTGGCACCTGGAAACTAGGCGGTGGGGGTGGCACCATTTACATAACACTGAAAAGAAAAATGGATACTGTTCCATCATCTGGGCAGAGGCAGAGGCCACAGGGGGCGctggacagagaaggatagttcaaTTTACAGCAGGGAggagttgaaggagtaaaaccatttccctctGTGTTTTTGTTAGTCCCCCCATCCATGTTGCCATCATTCAAACAAGCATCATTTATGACATGAGAAGTGGGGAGAGAGAATAGCCagggaaaatgggggaaatgattTTCCTTCTTCAACTCTCTACTTCCATAAaatagactatccttctctgtctaggacCCTTTTTGGAATCCTCTCGGTTAATGGAACAGTAATGAAAAATGTTATAGAAGGGCCCTGCTAGCTGTACTTGCAAGCACTAGAACATTTCACGGTTGTGAATGTAACTATTGGGAGATTGTGTgtttgaaatgcattttaattgtatttttatttttgcgtGTATTTTTAACCAGACACACAgtattatttaaatgtttttttttaaaaaaaattgtatttgctttgtttaaatTGATTAATgtgtgtggttgttagccacGTTGACTCCCCTCAAAGAGAAAGGGGTATAAAGTAAAtcatgatcataataataatcctcataattcattttcttcaattataaaagggaaaaatccaaataaataaatataggattctctttctctttccctggGAATCCAAAaaaataggaataaaaataaatatagtatcataacatacattacagtgttccctcacttatcgtgggggttatgttccaggacctccctcaataagtgaaaatccgtgaagtagggacactgtatttattttaataaatatagcatccttccctcccttcctcttttaatgtactgtactgtattcctTCTTGTTCGCTGAGGCAATGAGGTGCAGGCGGGGCCTACTGGTGCTGCCTGTGGGTGTCTGATGAGGGCAGCATAGGCCAGCACTCATATCATTATTTTGAGCCATTCATGGCCCCTCAAATTACCTGACTTTACATGGTTTTTCTTAGAACAAAATGGAATAGGAGGAATGAGTCCAACAACCAGCACCACACAATCATTAAGAATAGATTAACAACTTTAGCACCAATATACCAAAAACAGTCACTTACTTGGATTTCACCAActtctccctcctcttcccttAGAATGGTGTGCTTGCCAGCTTCTGTTTCTGCTTCTTCTTTCTGGAGTTTCAGAGCTTGGTCCCTCTTGAACACTTGTGAGGGATGTGATTTCTGAGATCCAAGGGCATCAAGCTGACTTATTTGTTTTctgttgaaaaataaaatattttgttttattaaagtAGGAATATTGCATGTACTGAGAGTCAGGAATTCTTTTAAATACACCTATAAGAGAGTTTGAATTTGGCCACAAAGCAGGTGCTCAGTGAAGTAACAGGAAATTCTCAACCATGCAATGAAAAGGTCAAGAACACAAACAAGAAAGTCAACATGTACTAGGATGCAGTTCTTCACAAAATTCCTTCTCAAAGAaagcaatgaataattttagcaAATTTCTTCCTGCTGTGAGAATATCTTCAAAAACAACACGgtttttcaattttatttacaATTTGGGGCTAaaggtgtgcatctacactgtaggattaatgaactttgacatcactttaactatcatggctcagtgctatgaaatcctgtagTTTGAtgtagtttgtagtttgatgaggcaccagcattctttagcaGATAAGGCTAAAGAACTTACAAATGGACAACTGCCATGAGTCTATTTCATTGAGTCATTGCATTTAGAGTAATGTCAAGCTGaattgattctacagtatagctgcacccatattctgtgtaaaatttgcatgtagttgttttgtttaaaaatagcCTTTCTGCACAGGAATTTCTACACAAGaatattattttttcctcttctcaaaatgctgttttatattcaaATCTTTCATTCCATTACAGTGTTTTCCATAgagaaaattgttgttgttgttgttgttgataatgatgatgatgatgataataataataataataataataatgctgtttttctctccacaatgaGACTCAAAGTAGCATAGAAATAATGTTTCTATGAAGAAATaccattttctacacagaaaatgtttcctgtgcagaaaataccattttctgtgcaaaagacCACCTGCAGTTTCTGCTCAGAATAAGTTTCAACCTGTGAATATtctgtttgtaatttttttcctatttctataGTGGACCACTGATGTTGACAAGAAAAATggataaaggtaaagctttcccctgaaattaagtctagtcgtgtccgactctgggggttggtgttcatctccatttctaagccaaagagccagcattgtccaaagacacctctaaggtcatgtggctggcatgactgcgtggagtaccattaccttcccgctggagcggtacctattgatctactcgcatttgcatgttttcaaacttctacattgggagaagctgggcctaacagcaggaaaTTACCCTGCTTCCTGGACATGAACAGCCAAACtttcggtcaggaagttcagcagctcagtggtttaaccctctgtgccaccagCAATAGGTTAAGTACATTCTTCTCTGTGCCCAACTTTCAACTGCTATCCCAATAATTTCCTCACATAAAAATAGCTGCATTTAAATTATATAAATGGATATTGGCAAGATAATGCATCTTACTTAGAAGGAGCACAACTAGTTTATAAGAAAATAAACCTATGAAGCTGTGTTTTACTGTATCAAATTATGTCCTGCTAAACCAGTAGCAGTAatttgtttgttgttaattgcttcAATATATGATTACCCTGTGAATGAAAGACTTCCAAATAAGCCTATCATCAATAGCCCAGCTCAGATCTTGCACATTCAAGTGCCAGTGCTTCCTGATTCTTTCCATCTGGAAAATGGTCTTCCTTTTGTTTTACTCcatccactttaccaagcatcatTGTCTCTTCTAGTGTGTCATTGCTTTTATGATATGGCCGAAGAACAATAGTGTCAGTTTAGTCATCTGGGTTTCTAGAGAGAGTTTCAGTCTGATTTGTTCTAGTTTATCTTTTCTTGCTTATTTATCTTTTTTAGCTATTCAAAGTATCTGCagattttaagtgcaccttttaaacagGTGTTTTTCAGCTATTAATGTGATCCAGCATGCATTTTCAGCAAATGTCATTTAGTCATTTAACCACCCATCTCacccccttttatcccagtttcttctgcattttagggcctgtgtagaagggtcctagcTTGATAGTGCTTTGCGTGTGCATTTGATTCTGAGATTTAGGCTTTGAAAATGCTCATATTTTAactacttattttatttttactacagTATGGCCTCTATACACTTTGAACCAGTACTAGTGTTTCATCTACTTGCGTCCAACAAAATAGTCCCTCTGGGAATTTTCTGAACCAGAATTCGGACTTTCCTCCAATTTTGGGTAATGTGAGGCAAGGCTGCATTAAGGTGGCCTTGCACTGCATTGTTGCAAACGAGCCCTGTGCAGTGTTTGGCTGATCCTCACCTTTACCatcctaagtggtcagtgtaaatgagGTCTAGGTTATTACATGGCATGATTCTGCCAGAAGTTGCTATAGAGTGGCCTTGGAGGATGTAGACAGctactaggtcctccagcatgaccctATGGTAACTTCTAGTAGAGGTTGTTCATTTTAGTAAGGTTCactgttatccatggtttcctgtttctggGGTAAATTCAGAATCACATTCCTTGTGGGCACAGTGCAACTGTAAATgttaaaacaaacagaaacaaacaATTTGTGAGATATAATGTTAAATTTATAGAGAAACTAAGAAAAGAGAAGCTTGAAATCCACTTTTAAAACTAATGTATGTATATGTTGGTAGTTTTAGAGTTACAGGTAAAGATGTATGTTTGTTGGGCCATCTAAGGATGTctatgtttatttaattataagtattgttacttttattttttttgtgttttttgttaaTTAAAATTTGGGGGGGGATCACATTCCTTGTGGATACAGTGAATTTATGCAATACTTTGGAACAATACTtcaaatataagaataataaaatatgtttttactgTTATTCATCTCAAATTACTGCAATTATTCATCACCAGTTAGTTAATAATTACATTATTTTCATACCTGAGAAAATCCATTGCTTTGGCTTGCTCTTCTTTCATTTGAGCTAACAGAGAGGTTTCTCTGTGATACACTGGAACAGCCTTCTCACATTCTTCTAATTTGCTCAAGCTCCTTTTTTGAGCTTCCTCTACAAAAAATGACCACGTTAATATGCTGTGATTAATCagtatgcattttaaattgttaTCGCCCCTCTCTGTTTTTGCCCCTCTCTGTGTCATTCTTGCCAAAGAAAAGTTTTATTTTCAAGAGGAAGTGACTCACCAGTGGTGGCAAAATTATTACATGTGCCTCAGGGGCATTTgggatcatattattattattattattattattattattattattattattattattattattattatgaataataataatatgaagaagaagaagaagaagaagaagaagaagaagaagaagaagaagaagaagaagaagaagaagaagaatggccCTGGGAACAATATGGAGGTCATAGACTGTACTTTCCACACACCCAGGTTAGATAATACAACTATCAATAAAACCTACTATATATATCAAAATACATTACAGTGTGAGGGAAGCTAAGAGCTGTGCCATACAGAGGTCTAGCTGCACACTGTACCTAGAAATGAGTATGAAGATATCTGTAAATTATAAACAAGTATTTGCAAAGAGCTGTGAAGCTGAAAAATCATAGAGATGAATTGGTGATAATTTCTTCTGACTACCATAAAGATATTAATGGGTATCTGTTTGCTGAAATGTTGCTTCCATATCATAGTTCAGATTGCATATAATCTATGGGAAGCTTCCCAACAATATTGTCCTCTAAAATATGATTCCCTAACAAAAGTGAGACTTGGGACCACATCAGACAGGGTGAATTCAGCGTTGTGTGAGTTCCAGCAGAAGCCCTGCCCGCAACTGGGAGAAAGCATCGCTAAACCTCCCCccccaggcccatagccagaggGGGAGgttagggttcaacccccccccccccgaaacctgGTTTGCTCAATTTAtgaccaatttatgagtaaaccactttttttaacctgacacatttcggggggggggggggggttgaacttttAACACACACCCCGGCTATggccctgctccccccccccccgtcactaCCCCCCTATTACCCCCTCCTTTATTTATCTCTTCTGttgctcccttcctttctttcttctgttgctctcctttttttcttctgatGCTACCAAGCAAGCAAAAAATATGTAATCAGCCTCCAACAAGGTACAGCTTCTTCTTTAATAATTTGGATATGATCATTTTCTAGCAGCAACATATAACAAGCCAACAACCGGTTTGCTTTAGACACACAGATAAATGACAGTTAAGCTAAAAAATGTGACTTGCATTTGAAGGATCACACAATGTTTGTCTGTGTGAACACTTCTCTGAATTTGTTGTTTATACAGTGAAGTCAATGGTAACGTTTGAAAACCTTCTTACCTAGTTTAGTTCTCTTATCATCTAGATTTGCTTTCCTCCTGAACCAAGGGAACAGGCTAGCTGCAAGATCACTAGACAAAGGAGAAGGCTGAAGGTTGAATTCTGGGCCATAACTGCTCCTCTTTTCAAGGTCTTTTCCATCTCTTGCAGCTTTCAGAGAATATGAAGAAGATTTTCTTAGGTGGAAGAAAGTCTTATTGCTGACACTTGATTCACTACTGCTGCTGCCGCTGCTTGCAATTGTGGAGACTTTCTGTTGTCCTGTTGGTTGTTGTCCACCAGCCCTCTTGGCCAGCAAACCTTTCCAGGAATAATCTTCTGTTCCACTAGGCTCGTCTGTGGCATAGTCGGCATCAGAAAGATCTACACTTTTGCTTGTTTTGGATGTTTTAAGGGGACTATGCTTTATAAGATACTCGGAGTAATGGGATTGATGTTCATCTTCACTTTCAGTAGATGTGTACACTGATTCACCAGAGAGGTGTTTTCCTTCCCATGTATCAGCAGTGCCTGTACTATTGCGATGCTTCCTCTGTGAGTCAGCAGCTATGGTTATCTGTTTTCTCTCTAGTTTAGGTGTAACTTTTACTATTTGATCATTGACTTTCTTAAACCCTTCTTGAATCTCTGGGCTTTTCTCCACAGCAACACAATGTTCATTTTTACATTGCCTGGTTCTACCAAGACCTTCAATAACTTGTAGTCCAGAGATCTGATCCCCTTGAATGACTTGGTTGTTTTCTCCATCATGAAGGTCCAAGATATTTGGTGAGGCATCCACGGGCCCTTCATCTACCTGCTGTAAGATATTGCTCTCTGTGTTCTTCATAAGCCACAATGGAACTTTATGATCTATGGGTCTGTTCTCAAGTATATTATGATAAGGTTCACAAACAAGGCATGTGACTTCTGCTTTTTCAATCACCTGTGGCTTAATTTCACATATCTGTTCATTACACAGGTATGAACATTCAGACCAGTTTATCTGAGAAGGTATGCAAGATTCTTTCCCATCTTTTCTCCCTTCACTATCATGACTCCTAATGTCACTGCTGTCTTTTCTTTCATCTGATCTATGTTCATAATTATTAAGATTAGTTTTTAGATCATCCTTGGAAATGATACAATTTGTATTTTTGTCACCAAGGAAAAGAACTGTTGGGCTGCTAATTTGCCTTTTCAATGGTGAACATTTTCCAGATAGCTTTTCAATCTGAGAAGGCCAAGAAATGTTATTCTGGCAATCAAAGCTGACTCTTCTCAGGGGTTTGGCTGGTTCTCTATCAAGGTCTTTTCTGTTTTGTTCAAGCTTTGCCACACCTTCTCCATGTTTCAGAAATGATTTTTGAGCTGTCACTTTGTTCTCACAGGGGATCTGCAAGTAATGTAATTaattatacattaatatatacaataattataattattataccaATTTGGAACATAAAATAATTAGATAAAAAGGTCCATCAGTTTAGAGGAAGGAGTGACAGGGAGGGCAATTAGAACTAAGGTGCAATAGTGTGTTATAGGGTGAAGGAAACAAAGTACAAACATTCTCAACATTAGAGTGAGGTAGGACATTCAGTTAAATCAAGGAGAGGGTGGAAAAGTGCAAAATATGGTGCATTAATTTTTGGGATTTTGATCATGGGGATGAGGTTATTTGACTAGGATTAGGTTATAAAAAAAAGTAAAGGAACATGTATACAAACTCCACTAATTTATTGGGTTTGCTCTATTGGGACTAAGAATACATAGGCTACAGTTCATAACCGTCCACTATTCAAACGCATTGGATTTTTTCTTGCAGGGTTAGCCCTGGTTAAGTTAGTACTTGCTTGGATAACtactaaaaaaattaagaaatgccCAGACACTGCTAAAAAATAATCCTATCTCTAAGCTTAGGGAGCCCTTGCAAATCTGAATTGACAGTACAAGGTCAAAGTAGAGTAAATTTCTGTCTCAACAGCAGGCAGCCTCCTACATTCTCATGTAACAAGGCAATCACTTTAATTAATAACAAATGACATTAAGAACATGTTATCTCAAcagccatttaaaacagtaatttaaaaacttgTTATGTAGATAAAATATGTCTTAATAGAAATAGTTgggcccattttattttattatgagtaTACCCTTGATGTCAAATGTTAGCACTTGCACAGGGTATGTAAATCAAAGCAGAAATTAACATGGGAGAGGACTGCCAATTTGTTCTACAGAGAAAAATGCCTCATGTCCATATGAGAATTCCTCATTTTTAACTTACAGGAGAGAACAGGCTAGCCCCAATGCAGAGGTTTAAATCAGGCCCAATATATTTCAGACTCACGTAAATCATGGAATGAGACCGTAGCCATCACAAAGAAATCAGTCTCATCAAAATCAAAATCTGAATCTGATCTGCTGTTTTTCCTTGCAAAGAGGAAACTATAATGGATGAAGAAAGAATAGAATGTGGTTGTATTTTCCCAAACCTCAAAGTTCAGTGTAATTTCTGTAGCTGCACATGTTTTTCACTCAGTGAAATGGTTGAATGGGAATCTTTGCTGACATTGTCACAGCATTCTTTATTTCAGCATGAGAGAGgggtgttaatataataataataataataataataataataataataataataataataataataaaacgttatttataccccaccaccatctccccaacggggactcgggtcggcttacatggggccatgcccaaaacaatacaatataaacagcatataaaagaacagcacatcacaatacaataagcaatacaataaatagtatccattacaaaataaaacaaggagacaatgaaaacaagggcagaccacatgaacattaagttaataTTCATTcgttgagtcccctctggggtgagaagactTCCGGGTGCGGCATCATGGCGACCGGTCGAGTGTCCTGAGAGCTCTCAGGCACTAGACTCTTCTTTGACCGAATAGGGGTTGGATATACCCCAACTCCGGACGGATCGAGATCTGGAGGCAGCCAAACCATCACAAACCTCTGCCAAGAGACCCAGAGGACGTTCTCCCTCAAGGGGAACACCCGAGAGGTCCAGCAAGGGTGGTAGTAGCCGGTCTGAAGAGAACAGACGGGACGAAAGGAGCCTGAGAACGGTCGCTGGCCACACTtcccaaaactgggaaaactttcgCAGAAGAAAACATCAACAGGAAAGGATCGATGCACAGTGTCTACGGTTCTAGTGTCTGACACAGCGAAACCGAAGAAAGAAAAACGAAGAACGACAAAGAGAGCAAGGTActccatttccccccccccccctaaaaagaATCCTCATAACTGATAAGAGGAAAGCTTAAAAAGGACGGGAGAGAGCGAGAACTCAGTTAAACTAAGCTGAAATTAATAATAAGGAAATTGTGGACCAAAGTAGAAGAATAAGATGAAATAAAGGTCAGATATATTTACCATAAGTgaaatatattgaaatattaaAACCCACTTGGAAGATTGCCaggtgggaggaggagaagcggagGATCGACCTTGAGGCCGGGTTGTTTAGTCTAACAGAGCGCTGACGTCACGGTGAAGCCCAAGACCCCGGATGGAAGAGATAGAACCGGAAAGGGAATAGCggttgaaataaataaagaaaagagGAAGCCAGAAAGCAAGAGAGTACCCCGAGACTCACGGTAGGCCTACCATAGAGTCCGGGGAAGACTGAGGACTGAGAACAAGTGGGAGGTTGTTGAAGACGGAGACGTGAAACAGAAAGAGAGGCGAAGAGGCGGAGAGGGGGGAGACGACGCGGTAGGAGGCGTGAAAGGCGAAAGAGTGTGTATCAAGGACGAGAAGTAGACAAATTGACGGAGAGGGAAGACGGCTCAGGAGGGAAGTGTGTGACGCGGGGAAAGATGGCCCAGGCGGGAGGCGTAAGGCGTGAGGCATGAGGGGAGGATGAGAAGCAGACGAAGCAGACGGGGCGACGGACGGAGTGACAGagaggaaagagaggaagcgaGGTGAGAAACGAGGATGAGAAGCAGACAAAGTGGTGGATAGAGGAAAGAGGGGATGGACAAGGACGAGAAGTACAAGAAGCTGACGGAATGAGGAAAGTGAATAAAAGAAACTGGGAGTGGGACTGGGAACAAGAATAAGAAGATAAGGAGGGAACAGAAAGGATTTCTAAAGACTGATAAAATAATTGGAAGGAACAAAAGAACATTAGGGGGATTaagggggaagaagaagagaggagggaaagagagagaaagaggggggaaTCAGAAAGAAGCTATGGGATttttacaaataaacaaacatatatcCCTCTATCAACTTTATCATATAATCTACCATCCGTATAAAGTTTACCTTCCCCAATAGATCAATTGTGACACTTGGAAAAAAGGATTTAGTGTTTCTTTCCCTGAATTTTCTGTCTCCTATAATAGACAAATAAGATCAATTGGTACAAAAAGATGAAATATTGTTAAcaatttaatatttaaatttagtcTACTGATTTAGAGAAAGCAAAGCTGATATAACATCAAATGAAGATGGCCACTCCAAAAGCGAAGATGGAAGATAAGAAATCCACCTCAAGGAGAGGATCAATTCTGGAGGAATTCTGAAAGACGTAATGAGAGAACTTCAGAGAATTGTTGATaacaaaaaaatgtttcaggACCAGATGTCAACGATGAAGAAAGAACTAACCAAAGAATttacagaaatgaaaaaagaaatgaaaggtcTGCAGGAAGACATCAAAGAGCTAAAAGAggacaataaaaaaaatagaaaaaacacaGGAAAACTTCAAATCTAAATTAGAAAAATTGGAATTAAAAAACGCCAAATTGGAGGAAAGACAAGAAAAATTAGAAAGGAAAGAATTAGAGTgtcaaataagaataagaaacatagtagaagaaccaaaagagaatATAAAACAAATAGTAACCCAAATCCTAGCAGACCTATTACAAATACAAGATGAAGAAATGGAGGATAGTTTAGAGAGAGCATTCAGAGTAACTACAAATTTTTCGAAGAGAAACAAAGTAGCAAGAGACGTGGTGGTCCAGTTTGAGAGAAGAAAGACAAGAGAAGAAGTGCTGAGGCTTAGCAAAAAAAACACTATCCGGTTTAAAGGAATAAAAGTAACAATTCTTAAGGAACACCCATCAAGCACGATGCAAAAACGGAAGAAATACCTCTTTCTCACAGAAGAACTCAAGAAATGGCAAATTAGATTTAGgtgggaaagaaaagaaggtaTTATGGCCACCTATAAACAAGAACAACACTGGATAACAACTGAAGATAAAGCCAAGGAATTCTATAAAATGCTAATGAAAGAAAAAACGAAACCCAACCCAAACATCAGTCCATTGGAAGAAGAACGAGAAAAGAAAAGAGCCAGAGCCACCTCTCCAGAAAAGTACTCTACTAAATTCGAGACACAACCACCAAATCTGATAGACCTAGAAgaacaagaaggaaaagaagactagaaacaaaatatggaaataaaatgtcactcaaacAATATTAATGGATTAAATCCacctaataaaagaaatagattatTCAGCCACCTAAGGAAGTTGAGACTTGATTTAATCGCCCTCCAAGAAACTCACATTTGTCAGAGACATACCGCACCGTTATCTCAAAAAAGTTTAGGTATAGAATTCTCTTCCTCAGCtaaggaaaaaaaagggggggtagtTCTATATATAAACGAGAAACTAAACCCTGTGCCTGCCTTTAAAGATGAGGACGACAGATGGGTGGGTGCAAAAATCAGGTTAGGCAATCAGACAATTCTAATTTGCAACATATACGCGCCAAACGGTGCAAAAACAATTTTtctagaaaatttaaaaaagaaaatagatgagCAAGAATTTGACGAATTGATAATCTTGGGA
Encoded here:
- the LOC100565553 gene encoding uncharacterized protein LOC100565553 isoform X2 → MEADCSQNGTHRATKDSFGEVPSHHPVEENMGSLCSLSLNWVNSTNGSFTEQLTSSQTSVNSNTAIDFEDMPFNYLANNTSSPDVLPPSQAETRKNNEPWGIPSCCSSAAASPPLIIQEAIISQNCKQNLGNQEQLMMYQVEHLQELVAEQQKIITFYNSGLSASLFPGQLPLENYFQIQNKGDSQIKPTLEQYTKRNPANGNPLKLLKAHFQPQETESWLEMPPITEEKAEQGIDETASLSSFGLRMNTRTFSDRVIHPVTGVSQNTLKESGREQLKASLQGTEQQEQIPCENKVTAQKSFLKHGEGVAKLEQNRKDLDREPAKPLRRVSFDCQNNISWPSQIEKLSGKCSPLKRQISSPTVLFLGDKNTNCIISKDDLKTNLNNYEHRSDERKDSSDIRSHDSEGRKDGKESCIPSQINWSECSYLCNEQICEIKPQVIEKAEVTCLVCEPYHNILENRPIDHKVPLWLMKNTESNILQQVDEGPVDASPNILDLHDGENNQVIQGDQISGLQVIEGLGRTRQCKNEHCVAVEKSPEIQEGFKKVNDQIVKVTPKLERKQITIAADSQRKHRNSTGTADTWEGKHLSGESVYTSTESEDEHQSHYSEYLIKHSPLKTSKTSKSVDLSDADYATDEPSGTEDYSWKGLLAKRAGGQQPTGQQKVSTIASSGSSSSESSVSNKTFFHLRKSSSYSLKAARDGKDLEKRSSYGPEFNLQPSPLSSDLAASLFPWFRRKANLDDKRTKLEEAQKRSLSKLEECEKAVPVYHRETSLLAQMKEEQAKAMDFLRKQISQLDALGSQKSHPSQVFKRDQALKLQKEEAETEAGKHTILREEEGEVGEIQMLKQQVEELQEEFRRNETQWHTAHEELRSQVEALTKQNLELQDELKISEHQKMEVERKYRTMDFPHRKADTLVSAAILREASSQENLDEVPLQSSHKHLSNEHGGRKTALDGFASGDKRTQSKRSPLQRSESLKSVTGDQRLKSPPKVLRSRSAMPTGWRTPHQMPSEVHRAFFQQAHNQQPSYGKNSLLSTSNLNAVQDESQSLYVKGTHSTTSGSSEDTIFFNRESNDLSSSANLSNLEITIKDNLHCKRPQMSKKPSEQVTSMMDSKRNSTVLNGRKTPAENSPAFVNTGGKASPLKSILSRKSSLHHESQEDVEVKEKIEYPDGKVKQVFMDGRRITIYPNGTKMEIGSDKRTTVVTFYNGDIKKILPDQRVVYYYANAQTTRTIFPSGLEVLQFPNKQIEKYHPDGTEEIVFPDQTVKRCYDGGLEETVFPDGTVVKVEK
- the LOC100565553 gene encoding uncharacterized protein LOC100565553 isoform X3, which translates into the protein MEADCSQNGTHRATKDSFGEVPSHHPVEENMGSLCSLSLNWVNSTNGSFTEQLTSSQTSVNSNTAIDFEDMPFNYLANNTSSPDVLPPSQAETRKNNEPWGIPSCCSSAAASPPLIIQEAIISQNCKQNLGNQEQLMMYQVEHLQELVAEQQKIITFYNSGLSASLFPGQLPLENYFQIQNKGDSQIKPTLEQYTKRNPANGNPLKLLKAHFQPQETESWLEMPPITEEKAEQGIDETASLSSFGLRMNTRTFSDRVIHPVTGVSQNTLKESGREQLKASLQGTEQQEQIPCENKVTAQKSFLKHGEGVAKLEQNRKDLDREPAKPLRRVSFDCQNNISWPSQIEKLSGKCSPLKRQISSPTVLFLGDKNTNCIISKDDLKTNLNNYEHRSDERKDSSDIRSHDSEGRKDGKESCIPSQINWSECSYLCNEQICEIKPQVIEKAEVTCLVCEPYHNILENRPIDHKVPLWLMKNTESNILQQVDEGPVDASPNILDLHDGENNQVIQGDQISGLQVIEGLGRTRQCKNEHCVAVEKSPEIQEGFKKVNDQIVKVTPKLERKQITIAADSQRKHRNSTGTADTWEGKHLSGESVYTSTESEDEHQSHYSEYLIKHSPLKTSKTSKSVDLSDADYATDEPSGTEDYSWKGLLAKRAGGQQPTGQQKVSTIASSGSSSSESSVSNKTFFHLRKSSSYSLKAARDGKDLEKRSSYGPEFNLQPSPLSSDLAASLFPWFRRKANLDDKRTKLEEAQKRSLSKLEECEKAVPVYHRETSLLAQMKEEQAKAMDFLRKQISQLDALGSQKSHPSQVFKRDQALKLQKEEAETEAGKHTILREEEGEVGEIQMLKQQVEELQEEFRRNETQWHTAHEELRSQVEALTKQNLELQDELKISEHQKMEVERKYRTMDFPHRKADTLVSAAILREASSQENLDEVPLQSSHKHLSNEHGGRKTALDGFASGDKRTQSKRSPLQRSESLKSVTGDQRLKSPPKVLRSRSAMPTGWRTPHQMPSEVHRAFFQQAHNQQPSYGKNSLLSTSNLNAVQDESQSLYVKGTHSTTSGSSEDTIFFNRESNDLSSSANLSNLEITIKDNLHCKRPQMSKKPSEQVTSMMDSKRNSTVLNGRKTPAENSPAFVNTGGKASPLKSILSRKSSLHHESQEDVEVKEKIEYPDGKVKQVFMDGRRITIYPNGTKMEIGSDKRTTVVTFYNGDIKKILPDQRVKSITLMALKKLYFQTRQ